The proteins below come from a single Bacteroidales bacterium genomic window:
- a CDS encoding T9SS type A sorting domain-containing protein: MKNPFLINCFLIVCNINIVLAQQGSVATGGEATGTGGTLSYSVGQTDYLVYSSEHGSLSFGLQQSWTLSVPPLLEIPAIIISDNEALCFNATETVIVAGDGKHFIVQDGGNVDIIAGQNILMKYGTSVESGGNLHAYISDVWCEQPESLLASFFEEPLPTRQIVEPETNDSFFKIYPNPTTGDFTLELLEFEEYSNIKVEIYSAQGHLVLGKELPAKKLYHFNLTERQPGIYMVSVLKDKEIGVYKIIKQ, translated from the coding sequence ATGAAAAATCCCTTCCTAATCAATTGCTTTCTAATTGTTTGCAATATTAACATCGTTTTAGCGCAGCAAGGTAGTGTAGCCACAGGAGGTGAGGCTACTGGTACCGGCGGCACATTGAGTTATTCTGTCGGACAGACGGATTATCTCGTGTACAGTTCCGAACACGGCAGCTTAAGCTTTGGCTTGCAGCAATCCTGGACACTGAGTGTTCCACCGCTGCTTGAAATCCCTGCTATCATTATTAGCGACAACGAAGCATTATGTTTCAATGCCACAGAAACCGTAATTGTTGCCGGCGATGGCAAACATTTTATTGTTCAGGACGGAGGAAATGTAGATATAATTGCAGGGCAAAACATTCTTATGAAGTATGGAACCTCCGTTGAATCCGGCGGCAACCTGCATGCTTATATCTCCGATGTTTGGTGCGAACAGCCTGAAAGCCTTCTTGCATCCTTCTTTGAAGAACCTCTTCCAACCCGGCAAATTGTTGAACCGGAAACAAATGATTCTTTCTTCAAAATTTATCCCAATCCCACCACAGGAGATTTCACCCTTGAACTGCTGGAGTTTGAAGAATATTCAAACATCAAGGTTGAAATTTATAGTGCGCAGGGACATCTTGTGCTTGGAAAAGAACTTCCTGCAAAGAAACTCTATCACTTCAATTTAACTGAAAGGCAGCCGGGAATCTACATGGTGAGTGTACTTAAAGATAAAGAAATCGGAGTTTATAAAATCATTAAACAATAA
- the rsgA gene encoding ribosome small subunit-dependent GTPase A gives MHLEDLGLNSKLQQLWVDQNPDNLEIGRIIAEYKERYLVKTSEGEFEAEITGNMRFTAGRREDFPAVGDWVALVIYDHDFAVIHKILPRFSVLKRRAVGVSGDIQLIATNIDFAFLVQAADRDFNINRLERFLTICYSGKVVPIIVLTKTDLTDNQRISELFDSIKDRIKNVPVLAISNETLDGMEALSNLIEKGKTYCMLGSSGVGKSTLLNNLSGRDIMKTSEISQSSQRGRHVTSHRELTVLTNGGIIIDNPGMREVGIADVSGGLEATFNSIISLSGNCRFKDCTHTHEVGCSILAALDSGELDPASYDNYLKMEKEKSHFETTVAEKRKKEKIFGKIIKNYLDKDIKQRKP, from the coding sequence ATACATTTAGAAGACCTGGGGCTGAACAGCAAACTTCAGCAATTATGGGTTGATCAAAACCCCGACAACCTTGAAATCGGAAGAATAATTGCCGAATACAAGGAACGATACCTTGTTAAGACATCCGAAGGCGAATTTGAAGCGGAAATAACCGGGAACATGCGGTTTACAGCCGGCAGACGGGAAGATTTTCCTGCCGTGGGAGATTGGGTTGCTTTGGTTATCTATGATCATGATTTCGCAGTGATCCATAAAATATTGCCAAGGTTTTCTGTTTTGAAACGCAGGGCAGTCGGTGTTTCGGGCGACATACAGCTAATCGCAACGAATATTGATTTCGCGTTCCTTGTACAGGCTGCCGACCGGGATTTTAACATTAACCGCCTCGAAAGGTTTCTTACCATTTGCTATTCAGGCAAGGTGGTGCCGATTATTGTCCTGACCAAAACCGACCTGACAGACAATCAAAGAATTTCAGAATTGTTTGACAGCATTAAGGATCGGATAAAAAATGTTCCTGTACTTGCAATAAGCAACGAAACCCTGGACGGTATGGAAGCCTTGAGTAATCTTATCGAAAAGGGGAAAACCTACTGTATGCTCGGCTCTTCAGGAGTTGGTAAATCCACCTTGCTGAATAATCTTTCCGGCCGGGACATCATGAAAACAAGTGAGATCAGCCAGAGTTCGCAAAGGGGGCGGCATGTTACCAGCCACCGTGAACTGACTGTGCTAACAAACGGAGGAATAATCATTGACAACCCCGGTATGCGGGAAGTTGGAATTGCCGATGTATCTGGTGGATTGGAAGCTACTTTTAACTCCATCATCAGCCTTTCCGGAAACTGCAGGTTCAAAGATTGCACGCATACACATGAAGTTGGCTGCTCTATCCTGGCGGCGCTTGATAGTGGGGAATTGGATCCGGCATCCTATGATAACTACCTGAAAATGGAGAAAGAAAAATCGCATTTTGAAACTACCGTGGCCGAGAAACGTAAAAAGGAAAAGATTTTCGGGAAAATCATTAAGAACTATCTTGATAAGGACATTAAGCAAAGAAAGCCCTGA
- a CDS encoding T9SS type A sorting domain-containing protein, whose amino-acid sequence MRCFIIISLIALAALNSLAQGIQISANMIITQGAVMYVDGNIRIDDGELQVEASSALKLSNGKTLIVNDGGKLTLMGEDGNPVTVTSAGYFVFIVSSGGTIGGDYATFERMSEEGLHIQSGATIDPLLPLNNSIFQSGASGSTFLTINNGQTLTIDGVAFISTPGNELFNVAKTLNFGEITFTNFSGNFAGETYENDPFGRIHWSVVPMNRLVENVTVTSGQELCFDAVQCVTVQDLVVQNGGMIHLVAGQAVLLLPGILVEDNGYLRAWIDPDGIICGNAKAVVAASSHIIPELKYEESLLSNADIKIYPNPTAGIFTLEISHNEGLPETIVEIYGTMGDLIRKVEVSGAGQHQFDLSGQARGVYMVRMLHGDKIKVAKVIRK is encoded by the coding sequence ATGAGATGTTTTATTATTATTTCGCTGATTGCATTAGCAGCATTAAATTCTCTTGCCCAGGGCATCCAAATCAGCGCCAACATGATTATAACGCAGGGAGCAGTTATGTATGTGGACGGAAATATCCGTATTGACGATGGTGAACTGCAAGTAGAAGCCAGTTCAGCGCTTAAGTTGAGCAATGGAAAAACCCTGATAGTAAATGATGGCGGCAAACTCACCCTTATGGGTGAGGATGGCAACCCGGTTACTGTTACCTCAGCAGGCTACTTTGTGTTCATCGTCAGCTCCGGTGGAACCATTGGCGGAGATTACGCTACTTTCGAAAGAATGAGTGAAGAAGGGCTACACATCCAGTCAGGCGCTACCATTGATCCGTTATTACCGCTCAACAACAGTATTTTCCAGAGCGGAGCATCAGGCAGCACTTTCCTCACCATCAACAACGGCCAAACACTCACCATTGATGGGGTCGCATTTATTTCAACACCAGGCAATGAGCTTTTCAATGTGGCCAAGACCCTCAACTTTGGTGAAATAACCTTTACTAATTTCAGTGGCAATTTTGCCGGTGAGACTTATGAAAACGACCCCTTTGGTCGAATCCATTGGAGTGTAGTGCCAATGAACCGGCTGGTTGAAAATGTAACCGTTACCAGTGGACAGGAACTCTGTTTTGATGCTGTGCAATGCGTCACTGTGCAGGACCTGGTGGTACAGAACGGTGGTATGATACACCTTGTGGCAGGACAAGCGGTGCTTTTGCTACCTGGAATTCTTGTTGAAGATAACGGCTATCTGCGCGCCTGGATTGATCCTGATGGAATAATTTGCGGCAATGCTAAAGCGGTCGTGGCTGCAAGCAGTCATATTATCCCGGAATTGAAGTATGAAGAATCTTTGCTGTCCAATGCAGATATAAAAATTTACCCCAACCCAACTGCAGGCATTTTTACACTGGAAATCTCACATAATGAAGGCCTCCCGGAAACCATTGTTGAAATTTATGGTACCATGGGAGACCTGATCCGCAAAGTTGAGGTATCGGGCGCTGGGCAGCACCAGTTTGATTTATCGGGTCAGGCCAGGGGAGTTTATATGGTTCGTATGCTGCATGGTGATAAAATTAAAGTGGCAAAAGTGATCAGGAAATAA
- a CDS encoding tail fiber domain-containing protein, translating to MKKPITNLSFIYRQMLIFILSVMMSSATFSQGVVISDDANATPHSSAMLDVQSTEKGFLPPRMTTSDRIAMIGQANGLVVYDTDVESLFLYNGTGWLTLVTNSGNQWESDGGNIFRNTGNVGIGTSNPQYPLHLLGGVGVSWHVERTGGALLRGTANLNDASVGTQNNTALRLVTNNAVRMHVGTDGNIGIGTVSPGTRLHIVGDLRIQDGTQGGGKILTSDPDGNAAWEPTIWNQVANTSDIYYENGNVGIGQNAPLFPLHILDNQTQRGVYVDHTATAGTSYGIWARSAAISGTGVRGSVLHGTGITYGIYGETESTAGTGVFAMSNATTGTAYGVQAYAASSSGRAIYGFATATSGTSYGVYGRTNSASGYAGYFQGGRNYFQGNVGIGETSPTVPLHIKSGTSEIKISASEISKPDNTMFVISSGNDMKIESGSELILDSGTDMDLMASSDFTLGSQTITIGSNSSTSINSNQNINLSASTLINMNSGTVYVVGTSGVGIKTAAVGTWALAVNGNAAKTGGGAWSVFSDARLKHSIEPIQPGMLDQLLKLKGYTFEYKPEAIENRLALPGRQTGLIAQEVQRIFPDWVDADNEGYLFVSERGLTAILVEAIRELRLEKDTEIESLKTRLETLEAFLDLPDEQANKRVSLD from the coding sequence ATGAAAAAACCGATTACAAATTTGTCTTTTATCTACAGGCAAATGTTGATTTTCATCCTATCTGTAATGATGTCATCCGCAACATTTTCACAGGGCGTAGTCATCTCCGATGATGCAAACGCCACCCCTCACAGTTCAGCCATGCTGGATGTGCAATCCACTGAAAAAGGATTTCTGCCTCCGCGTATGACAACTTCCGACCGGATTGCCATGATAGGTCAGGCCAATGGGCTAGTTGTTTACGATACCGATGTAGAATCACTTTTCCTGTATAACGGAACCGGATGGTTGACGCTGGTTACAAATAGTGGAAACCAATGGGAATCGGATGGAGGCAATATTTTCCGAAATACCGGAAATGTAGGTATTGGAACCTCCAATCCGCAATATCCTTTGCATCTATTAGGAGGCGTCGGAGTGAGTTGGCATGTGGAGAGAACTGGTGGCGCATTGCTCAGGGGCACTGCCAACCTCAATGATGCGTCGGTAGGCACCCAGAATAACACAGCATTGAGGTTGGTTACCAATAATGCGGTACGAATGCATGTGGGCACAGATGGCAATATTGGCATAGGCACTGTGAGTCCAGGCACAAGGCTGCATATTGTTGGTGATTTGAGGATACAGGACGGCACACAGGGGGGCGGAAAAATCCTTACAAGCGATCCGGATGGAAATGCGGCCTGGGAACCAACTATCTGGAACCAGGTAGCTAATACCAGCGACATCTACTACGAAAACGGTAATGTAGGAATCGGGCAAAATGCTCCATTATTCCCCCTGCATATTTTGGATAACCAAACTCAGCGTGGTGTATATGTTGATCACACTGCTACAGCAGGCACAAGCTACGGAATTTGGGCGCGCTCAGCAGCCATAAGTGGTACCGGTGTCAGGGGGAGTGTACTTCATGGAACAGGAATCACCTATGGCATCTATGGCGAAACTGAAAGCACTGCGGGCACTGGTGTCTTTGCGATGTCAAATGCAACGACCGGAACAGCATACGGTGTGCAGGCTTATGCTGCAAGTTCATCAGGAAGGGCTATTTATGGGTTTGCTACTGCAACGAGCGGAACCAGTTATGGCGTTTATGGCAGAACCAACAGCGCTTCAGGTTATGCCGGTTATTTCCAGGGTGGCAGGAATTACTTCCAGGGAAATGTCGGTATTGGTGAAACCTCACCTACAGTTCCTCTCCATATAAAGAGTGGGACTTCAGAAATAAAAATCAGTGCTTCGGAAATCAGTAAACCTGACAATACAATGTTTGTCATTTCTTCAGGAAATGATATGAAAATTGAATCAGGTTCAGAGTTGATTCTGGACTCAGGAACCGACATGGACTTGATGGCTTCATCAGACTTTACTCTAGGATCACAAACTATAACCATAGGATCAAACAGTTCGACTTCAATTAATAGTAACCAAAACATAAATCTGTCTGCAAGCACTCTCATTAATATGAACAGCGGTACTGTTTATGTTGTTGGCACAAGTGGCGTTGGTATAAAAACAGCTGCGGTGGGTACGTGGGCGCTGGCAGTGAATGGCAATGCAGCCAAGACGGGTGGCGGCGCGTGGTCTGTATTTTCCGATGCCAGGCTGAAACATTCTATTGAGCCGATTCAGCCCGGTATGCTTGATCAACTTCTAAAACTCAAAGGCTACACATTCGAATATAAACCCGAAGCCATTGAAAACCGCCTCGCGCTTCCCGGCAGGCAAACCGGATTAATAGCGCAGGAAGTGCAGCGGATTTTCCCGGATTGGGTAGATGCCGATAATGAGGGTTACCTGTTTGTATCCGAAAGAGGCTTAACTGCTATTTTGGTAGAAGCAATCCGCGAACTCAGGTTAGAAAAAGATACGGAAATTGAGTCTCTTAAAACCCGGCTCGAAACGCTTGAAGCATTTTTAGATTTGCCAGATGAGCAGGCTAATAAACGCGTTTCACTTGATTAA
- a CDS encoding tail fiber domain-containing protein, protein MKTAPLIISYALVILALTGKAFSQGVAINNDNSAPDPSAMLDVKSINKGLLVPRMTQAQRISILAPSTGLLVYQGNNASGFYFFNGTEWIRLSGYSEGWSTTGNVGTNPETNFIGTTDNQPLNFRLNNIPAGQFDPDRKNYFIGLGSGYSNLNGSGNIAIGSATLMNMVNSFYNIAIGDSALHYNNSLPGSNLAIGRAALRSNSSGSTNIGIGPYALYSNTDGDYNIAIGNGALFKNISGISNLAIGNSALYYNVSGDYNTAIGHNTLRNNTSGQYNTAIGYEVMNNNTEGSSNTGLGYRATSSNTTGINNTGIGASALINNSVGYDNTAVGSNALKNNQGQENTAIGSFTLYSNITGVSNIAIGASALYSNTQGTGNVAVGNFSLYSNISGGYNTTLGFGNGSFAPSDIYNTTMLGFGAGDGTIANNHVNIGNTSVTWIGGQVNWATYSDSRIKRDIQENVPGLSFVMKLKPVTYRYDIHEQNKVVYAQNSDSISWPGKYDIEAITQTGFIAQEVETAARQSNYDFSGVISPAHENGLYSIRYAEFVVPLVKAVQEQQLIIQHQQEEIDKLKKLTTEIEELKLMIIKNK, encoded by the coding sequence ATGAAAACAGCACCACTCATCATTTCATATGCACTTGTTATTTTGGCTCTCACAGGCAAGGCTTTCAGCCAGGGCGTTGCCATCAATAACGACAATTCCGCCCCAGATCCAAGCGCCATGCTGGATGTGAAATCCATAAACAAGGGGCTGCTTGTCCCCCGGATGACGCAGGCACAAAGAATTTCAATCCTTGCCCCTTCCACAGGACTTTTAGTTTACCAGGGAAACAATGCCAGCGGTTTTTACTTTTTCAATGGCACTGAATGGATCCGTCTGTCAGGCTATTCCGAAGGATGGAGCACAACGGGCAATGTAGGAACCAACCCTGAAACAAATTTCATAGGAACTACTGATAACCAGCCACTTAATTTCAGACTAAACAACATCCCTGCCGGCCAATTTGACCCGGACAGAAAAAACTATTTCATCGGCCTCGGTTCCGGGTATTCAAATCTCAATGGGTCAGGAAATATTGCCATTGGAAGTGCGACCCTCATGAACATGGTCAATTCATTCTACAATATTGCCATCGGAGACTCTGCACTGCATTACAATAACAGCCTGCCTGGCTCCAATTTAGCGATAGGCAGGGCTGCGCTCCGCTCCAATTCATCTGGCAGTACGAATATTGGTATTGGCCCGTATGCGCTTTATTCTAATACTGATGGCGATTATAATATTGCAATAGGAAATGGTGCTTTGTTTAAAAACATCAGCGGAATCAGCAATCTTGCCATCGGAAATTCAGCACTCTATTATAATGTAAGCGGTGATTACAATACCGCCATCGGACACAATACGCTGCGCAACAATACTTCAGGACAATATAATACAGCCATTGGATATGAGGTTATGAACAACAATACTGAGGGGAGTTCAAATACCGGCCTGGGTTACCGGGCAACCAGTTCGAATACAACTGGAATAAATAACACAGGCATTGGAGCCTCTGCACTCATAAATAATTCGGTGGGGTATGACAATACTGCAGTTGGTTCAAATGCACTTAAGAATAACCAGGGCCAGGAAAATACAGCCATTGGTTCATTCACATTATATTCAAATATTACTGGTGTCAGCAATATAGCAATAGGAGCCTCTGCTCTTTATAGTAATACGCAAGGTACTGGCAATGTTGCAGTTGGCAACTTTTCGCTATATAGTAACATAAGCGGAGGTTACAATACCACTCTTGGCTTCGGCAATGGCAGTTTCGCTCCTTCTGATATCTATAATACGACCATGCTTGGATTTGGTGCAGGGGATGGTACCATCGCAAACAATCATGTGAATATAGGCAATACCAGTGTTACCTGGATTGGCGGTCAGGTCAACTGGGCTACCTATAGTGATTCCCGGATTAAAAGAGACATTCAGGAGAATGTTCCCGGATTATCCTTCGTCATGAAACTAAAACCGGTTACTTACCGCTACGACATTCACGAACAGAACAAAGTCGTGTATGCTCAAAATTCAGATTCAATTTCATGGCCGGGAAAATATGATATAGAAGCCATCACTCAAACCGGATTCATAGCCCAGGAGGTGGAAACTGCTGCCAGACAAAGCAATTATGATTTCAGCGGAGTAATTTCCCCGGCTCATGAAAACGGTTTGTACAGCATCCGTTATGCAGAATTTGTCGTTCCGCTGGTTAAAGCTGTGCAGGAACAACAGTTAATAATTCAGCACCAGCAGGAAGAAATTGATAAACTTAAGAAACTAACTACTGAAATTGAGGAACTTAAACTAATGATCATTAAAAATAAATAA
- a CDS encoding tail fiber domain-containing protein: protein MKIRSTFNKILISSISLFLINTLVKVNAQGVIITNDPNPPVPSALLQTFGLGTGEGNVLFMGEWKGAPGLAPVSGPGTRMMWYPDKAAFRAGRVTGTQWDSENIGYYSTAIGFNNTAFGWFSNAWGSVTTASGSQSTAWGFNSIASGTSATAWGENTRAPSFAETAFGYNNTSYIPVSATEWVASDRLFVIGNGISGSSDALVMLKNGNTGLGVSEPAYRLQADGSIYATTSWWAIRGVKTGTTGTFPGVWGETESASANATGIRGFALNTSSGAGSAGVYGKNFSTTNANYGVFGESVSIFGRGVYGLASATSGTNYGVYGRSISPDGVGVYGQNLSSSGAGGQFVGTNLGLKVSATGDNSEDAIAFLAESKGTTLSYYRIGGYFDVNNEGNYHYAVYAIAQGSFGYGGYFSSPGWAASFYGDVKISGTLYGGSDKRLYRNMNKIDNSLEKINRLQAYSYDYKSDEYVFMNLSKGRQFGFIAQEVEQIFPELVKDMHDPGSNQIEEQKGNHYEAVDYKGINYIGLIPVLTEAIKEQQQIINAQHEMINDLMSRVSKIEQQNN from the coding sequence ATGAAAATAAGAAGCACTTTCAACAAAATACTGATTTCAAGTATCAGTTTATTTCTGATCAACACATTAGTAAAAGTTAATGCTCAGGGAGTAATAATTACCAATGATCCAAACCCGCCTGTGCCATCCGCTTTACTCCAAACCTTTGGCCTGGGAACCGGTGAAGGAAATGTATTGTTTATGGGAGAGTGGAAAGGCGCTCCTGGTCTTGCACCTGTTTCAGGCCCGGGTACCCGCATGATGTGGTACCCTGACAAGGCTGCTTTCCGAGCTGGTCGTGTTACCGGCACTCAATGGGATTCTGAAAATATTGGTTACTATTCTACAGCAATTGGTTTTAACAATACCGCTTTTGGATGGTTCTCCAATGCATGGGGGTCAGTAACAACAGCTTCTGGTTCCCAATCAACTGCATGGGGATTTAACAGCATTGCTTCAGGTACAAGCGCTACAGCATGGGGTGAGAATACCAGAGCACCCTCATTCGCTGAAACCGCTTTCGGATACAACAACACTTCCTATATTCCGGTCAGTGCTACGGAATGGGTAGCAAGCGACCGTCTGTTTGTGATTGGTAACGGGATATCCGGCAGTAGCGACGCCCTTGTCATGCTGAAAAACGGAAATACCGGATTGGGGGTCTCTGAACCTGCCTATCGCCTGCAGGCTGATGGTAGTATTTATGCCACTACTTCATGGTGGGCCATTCGGGGAGTTAAGACCGGGACTACCGGAACTTTCCCCGGAGTTTGGGGAGAGACGGAATCAGCATCGGCCAATGCTACTGGTATCAGGGGGTTTGCACTGAACACCTCATCAGGAGCGGGTTCAGCCGGGGTTTATGGCAAGAATTTCAGTACTACCAATGCAAATTATGGTGTGTTCGGTGAATCAGTTTCTATTTTTGGTCGCGGAGTTTATGGACTAGCGTCTGCAACTTCAGGAACAAATTATGGAGTTTATGGCAGGTCCATCAGCCCGGATGGCGTTGGGGTTTATGGTCAGAATCTCAGTAGCAGTGGGGCTGGTGGCCAATTTGTGGGAACCAATTTAGGTTTGAAAGTATCTGCCACAGGAGATAACAGTGAGGACGCAATTGCTTTTCTTGCAGAGTCAAAAGGTACTACTTTGTCGTATTACAGAATCGGTGGTTACTTTGACGTTAACAATGAAGGTAATTATCATTATGCCGTTTATGCTATTGCTCAAGGTTCTTTTGGTTACGGTGGCTATTTTAGCAGCCCTGGCTGGGCCGCTAGTTTTTATGGAGATGTCAAAATCTCAGGAACTCTTTACGGAGGATCAGACAAGAGACTATATCGAAATATGAATAAAATAGATAACAGTCTCGAAAAAATCAACCGGTTACAGGCATATTCGTATGATTATAAATCGGATGAATATGTTTTTATGAACCTGTCAAAAGGCCGTCAATTTGGTTTCATTGCACAGGAAGTAGAGCAGATCTTCCCCGAACTGGTAAAAGATATGCATGACCCCGGATCCAATCAAATAGAAGAACAGAAAGGAAACCATTATGAGGCCGTTGATTACAAAGGCATTAATTACATCGGGCTAATTCCAGTGCTGACCGAAGCCATCAAAGAGCAACAGCAAATAATAAACGCTCAGCACGAGATGATCAACGACCTGATGAGTCGTGTTTCAAAAATTGAACAGCAAAATAATTAA
- a CDS encoding T9SS type A sorting domain-containing protein: MKKIILLSILMLLSGMIHAQGIKIGTNMIMTSGTTIYVDGNVDIDNGGDLKLESGSMLKLSNGKTLTVKDGGKLTLIGEDGDPVTVTSAGYFVFIVSSGGTIGADHTTFEKMSGNGLNIQSGATIDPVFPLNNSIFKSGAAGSTFLTINNSQEVTIDGVAFISTPGNELYNVAKTLNIGQVTITNFSGNFSGDAYDNDPFGRINWGDIPMNRLVENVTITNGQELCFDALQTVTVQDLFVQSGGSIHLVAGQSVLLLPGILVEANGYLRVWIDTDGMYCANAKVIVAAADQPIPELKFEEVLPLTLGIKVYPNPTTGIFTLELPEATESAAANIEIYGIMGELVQQTTMFGERSYQFNLSDKPRGIYIIRVLQGENLYMGKVIRR, from the coding sequence ATGAAAAAAATAATACTTCTTTCTATTCTGATGCTTTTGTCAGGCATGATTCATGCGCAAGGCATTAAAATCGGAACCAACATGATCATGACCAGTGGAACCACTATATATGTGGATGGCAATGTTGACATTGACAATGGCGGCGACCTCAAACTTGAATCAGGTTCCATGCTTAAACTAAGCAATGGTAAAACCCTTACGGTTAAAGATGGCGGCAAACTCACTCTTATAGGCGAAGATGGCGACCCTGTTACCGTTACCTCTGCAGGTTACTTTGTATTTATCGTAAGTTCGGGAGGAACCATAGGTGCGGATCACACTACCTTCGAGAAAATGAGCGGCAATGGTTTGAATATCCAGTCAGGTGCTACCATTGACCCGGTATTCCCGCTTAACAACAGTATTTTCAAGAGCGGGGCAGCAGGCAGCACTTTTCTCACCATTAACAACAGTCAGGAAGTAACAATTGATGGTGTAGCATTTATCTCCACACCCGGCAATGAGCTGTACAATGTAGCAAAGACCCTGAATATTGGCCAGGTAACCATTACAAACTTCAGTGGTAACTTCTCAGGCGATGCTTATGATAACGACCCCTTTGGCCGTATAAACTGGGGTGATATACCAATGAACAGGCTGGTTGAAAACGTAACCATTACCAATGGGCAGGAACTCTGTTTTGATGCCCTACAAACCGTTACTGTGCAAGACCTTTTTGTGCAGAGCGGCGGCTCAATCCATCTGGTGGCCGGACAGTCAGTGTTGTTGCTTCCGGGAATTCTCGTTGAAGCCAACGGCTACCTCCGCGTCTGGATTGATACCGATGGTATGTATTGTGCAAACGCCAAAGTCATTGTGGCCGCAGCCGACCAGCCCATTCCTGAGCTAAAATTTGAAGAAGTCTTGCCACTTACTTTGGGCATAAAAGTCTATCCCAATCCCACCACAGGCATTTTCACCCTTGAATTACCTGAAGCAACAGAAAGCGCTGCAGCAAATATTGAGATTTACGGCATAATGGGCGAATTGGTTCAGCAAACCACAATGTTTGGAGAAAGAAGCTACCAGTTCAACCTGAGTGACAAGCCCCGCGGTATCTATATCATTCGCGTGCTGCAAGGTGAGAATCTTTATATGGGAAAAGTGATCAGACGGTAA